Proteins encoded within one genomic window of Thioploca ingrica:
- a CDS encoding V-type ATPase subunit D has translation MANKRLKIPPTKSALLTLKRKVAFLEQGYTLLERKKELLTRLVYERLKQYRILRQEAKVALERAYFWLGITQLRMGSLALQQSALGLKPSLEVNILPRSSVGVQYPVVSAKSLPLQPVGLMGTDTSFDETRRHLTDMVLLLARLGEAETALWRLLEEQRKTQKRVNALKYNVIPQYRATIHFIKSTLEEEERNTLFQIKVLREQRHSVI, from the coding sequence ATGGCGAATAAACGTTTAAAAATCCCGCCGACCAAAAGCGCGCTACTTACCCTGAAAAGAAAAGTCGCTTTTTTAGAACAGGGATACACCCTCCTGGAACGCAAAAAAGAACTCTTAACTCGGTTAGTCTATGAACGTTTAAAACAATATCGTATTCTTCGCCAAGAAGCGAAAGTAGCTTTAGAAAGAGCCTATTTTTGGCTCGGAATCACGCAGTTACGCATGGGAAGTTTAGCTTTACAGCAATCGGCTTTAGGACTAAAACCATCTTTAGAGGTTAACATACTGCCGCGTAGTAGTGTTGGCGTTCAGTACCCCGTGGTGAGTGCTAAAAGCCTGCCGCTACAACCCGTCGGCTTAATGGGTACCGATACCAGCTTTGATGAAACCCGTCGGCATTTGACTGATATGGTACTGTTGTTAGCGCGCCTGGGTGAAGCCGAAACCGCTTTATGGCGCTTGCTAGAAGAACAACGTAAAACGCAAAAACGGGTCAATGCGCTGAAATATAATGTCATTCCGCAATACCGTGCGACAATTCATTTTATTAAATCAACCCTCGAAGAGGAAGAACGTAATACCTTATTCCAAATCAAGGTACTTAGAGAGCAGCGTCACTCAGTTATTTGA
- a CDS encoding heme ABC transporter permease, with protein sequence MLVGLYYGLLVAPPDYQQGESYRIMFIHVPAAWMSMFVYIVMAISGGIGLIWRIKLAEVIAASSAPLGASFTFLALVTGSLWGKPMWGTWWVWDARLTSELILLFLYLGVIALNSAIEDKRTAARASAVLALVGVVNIPIIHYSVEWWNTLHQGPTVTKFDAPSIHISMLIPLLLMAIAFKLYYLTVVLMRARCEVLERERNTSWVQELVSSYDGNG encoded by the coding sequence ATGTTGGTGGGATTATATTATGGTTTATTGGTCGCACCACCGGATTACCAACAAGGTGAAAGCTATCGGATTATGTTTATCCATGTTCCGGCTGCCTGGATGTCGATGTTTGTTTACATAGTGATGGCTATTAGCGGCGGTATTGGACTCATCTGGCGAATAAAATTGGCGGAAGTGATAGCAGCAAGTTCTGCTCCATTAGGCGCCTCGTTTACTTTTTTAGCTTTAGTTACCGGTTCATTATGGGGTAAACCGATGTGGGGTACCTGGTGGGTTTGGGATGCCCGGTTAACTTCGGAATTAATTCTATTATTTTTATACTTAGGCGTAATTGCTCTCAACTCTGCTATCGAAGATAAGCGCACGGCTGCCCGGGCAAGTGCTGTTTTAGCCTTAGTGGGTGTCGTCAATATTCCGATTATTCATTATTCAGTGGAATGGTGGAATACGCTTCATCAAGGTCCGACCGTCACTAAATTTGATGCCCCTTCTATTCACATTTCTATGTTAATTCCTTTACTGTTGATGGCCATTGCCTTTAAATTGTATTACCTAACCGTAGTACTGATGCGAGCGCGTTGTGAAGTGTTGGAAAGAGAAAGGAATACGAGCTGGGTGCAAGAGTTGGTGAGTAGCTATGATGGCAATGGATAA
- a CDS encoding orotate phosphoribosyl transferase, with translation MQPHQQAFIDFIIRENILRFGQFTLKSGRQSPYFFNAGLFNTGHALAQLGRFYAQTIQSTQIPFDMLFGPAYKGIPLVTATAIALANDYQCNVPYCFNRKETKDHGEGGNLVGAPLNGRVLLIDDVITAGTAIREVMPIIQTAGAQLVGIIIALDRQERGQTERSAIAEIEQIYEIPVRSIINLTTLINYLKVQSTDQALLKSMQTYQEQYGAQ, from the coding sequence ATGCAACCTCACCAACAAGCCTTTATAGATTTTATTATCCGTGAAAATATTCTTCGCTTTGGGCAATTTACTCTCAAATCGGGACGGCAAAGTCCTTATTTCTTTAATGCGGGTTTATTTAATACCGGTCACGCCTTAGCTCAGTTAGGTCGTTTCTATGCGCAAACGATACAAAGTACTCAAATACCTTTTGATATGCTATTTGGTCCAGCTTACAAAGGCATTCCGTTAGTGACTGCCACCGCGATTGCCCTAGCTAACGACTATCAATGCAATGTACCCTATTGTTTTAACCGTAAAGAAACTAAAGATCATGGTGAGGGCGGAAACTTAGTGGGTGCGCCATTAAATGGGCGAGTGTTACTCATTGATGATGTTATCACTGCGGGTACTGCGATACGTGAAGTCATGCCCATTATTCAAACTGCTGGCGCTCAACTAGTCGGAATTATCATTGCACTGGATCGTCAAGAACGAGGACAAACCGAACGTTCCGCCATTGCCGAAATAGAACAGATTTATGAAATACCGGTGAGAAGTATTATCAACTTAACCACTTTAATTAACTATTTAAAAGTGCAATCCACTGATCAAGCCCTATTAAAATCGATGCAAACCTATCAAGAACAATATGGTGCGCAGTAA